The following is a genomic window from Labrus bergylta chromosome 2, fLabBer1.1, whole genome shotgun sequence.
CTCTCAGTAAATGGATGATAAGTTAACGTGGAAATCACATATagctcatgttaaaaaaaaagtgtccaagaatatctttgttttaaacaaaacaaagtttatCTTGGATTGTAAGGTACTGTTCACTTATTTTGCcttattttagttttgttgAAGTGTGGGGTAACACTTACATCACAAACATTGATCCgctatttattttacagaaaagagCGGTAAGAATCATTCATAAAGTCCACTATAGAGAGCACACCAATGGGCTGTTTTTAAGATCAGGTTTATTGAAACTGAAAGATTTAGTTGAGTGTTGAGTTTATGAAGAGTTAATTGTGTTTAACTTGTCCCAGATGTTTTTACTACATTTgaacttgtttctgtttttaactcgTATTTTTAAACTCTGTGGTGTTTGTGATTCTCTCCTCAGGAACGATAAACCAGAAGCAGCTGCAGATCTTCAACCTGACGTCCCTCACTAAGTCTGAGGACGTCCTGTCGGCCACTCTTCATTATTACATCGGAGACCTTCACAACAGCACGCTGAGCCGCCACGGGCCCCGCAGGCACAGCCACATCCACATGGTCGTCTGGAGCTTCGCCTCCGTGGACAACCGCACGAGGACTCTGGGACACGTTCGCATCAACGTGTCCACGCTGTACAGGGACTTCATCTCGTGGCAGTGGAAGGACGTCACCCGCGTGGTCAACCAGGCCAAAAACCACGACCAGCTCCTCATCGGGATCGACGTGGTCTCGCAGGGACCCCGGCCCTGGAAGGAGCTGCTGTCTGACCGCTCGCCGTACATCCTGGTCTACGCCAACGACTCGGCCATCTCCGAACCCGAGAGTGTGGTCGCCACTCTGCAGAGGCGCCACCTGGTGGGAGGCGAGGGCGCCGTCCCGCACGGCCTCCAGAAACTGCGTCCTCGAGAGCGAAACGACACAGAACACGAGCAGAGGAAGCCGCGCCGCACACGCTCTGTGAACGTCCTGCTGCCACTGCAGAACAACGAGCTCCCCGGGCCCGAGTATCCATACGAGACGACGGGCTGGGACGAGGCGAGTCCGTACGAACCTTTAGAGAACAAGCAGGCCCGCCGGCCGCGCAAAAAGACGAGAGGCAAGAACCAGCGGCACAAGATGCCCCTGCTGCAGTTTGACGAACAGACGATTAAAAAGGCGCGGAAGAAGCAGTGGAACGAGCCGAGGAACTGCGCCCGCCGCTACCTGAAGGTGGACTTCGCCGACATCGGATGGAGCGAATGGATTATATCGCCAAAGTCGTTTGACGCCTACTACTGCTCAGGATCCTGCCAGTTCCCCATGCCCAAGGTGAGACTCGCAGGATTGAAAAGCAAACTTTAATGTGTGTGCATTCTAGAGCTTCACAGATCGTTATGATCACATTTCCGATGATTGCTCGACTTCTTTTTTAAGACTCGATCACTGCTGTAGTTTTCTCTTTACGTTTGACCAACAGGAGGCTTCCTCTCCCCGATGGGAAACCTCTTTCCAGAATCAGAAGTTAGGTCAACCAAATATCAGCATTGA
Proteins encoded in this region:
- the bmp3 gene encoding bone morphogenetic protein 3 isoform X1 yields the protein MRVSGSSMALYPRFVLVLLYGWSYLCVGYCAMLKTDNFPERRKVDFTHSVDKKQPVKEDQDPLLQDTLTGHMQMLYAKYNQAGFPFKDGNTVRSFKAHWGTINQKQLQIFNLTSLTKSEDVLSATLHYYIGDLHNSTLSRHGPRRHSHIHMVVWSFASVDNRTRTLGHVRINVSTLYRDFISWQWKDVTRVVNQAKNHDQLLIGIDVVSQGPRPWKELLSDRSPYILVYANDSAISEPESVVATLQRRHLVGGEGAVPHGLQKLRPRERNDTEHEQRKPRRTRSVNVLLPLQNNELPGPEYPYETTGWDEASPYEPLENKQARRPRKKTRGKNQRHKMPLLQFDEQTIKKARKKQWNEPRNCARRYLKVDFADIGWSEWIISPKSFDAYYCSGSCQFPMPKALKPSNHATIQSIVRAVGVVPGIPEPCCVPEKMSSLSILFFDEDKNVVLKVYPNMTVDSCACR
- the bmp3 gene encoding bone morphogenetic protein 3 isoform X2 — translated: MALYPRFVLVLLYGWSYLCVGYCAMLKTDNFPERRKVDFTHSVDKKQPVKEDQDPLLQDTLTGHMQMLYAKYNQAGFPFKDGNTVRSFKAHWGTINQKQLQIFNLTSLTKSEDVLSATLHYYIGDLHNSTLSRHGPRRHSHIHMVVWSFASVDNRTRTLGHVRINVSTLYRDFISWQWKDVTRVVNQAKNHDQLLIGIDVVSQGPRPWKELLSDRSPYILVYANDSAISEPESVVATLQRRHLVGGEGAVPHGLQKLRPRERNDTEHEQRKPRRTRSVNVLLPLQNNELPGPEYPYETTGWDEASPYEPLENKQARRPRKKTRGKNQRHKMPLLQFDEQTIKKARKKQWNEPRNCARRYLKVDFADIGWSEWIISPKSFDAYYCSGSCQFPMPKALKPSNHATIQSIVRAVGVVPGIPEPCCVPEKMSSLSILFFDEDKNVVLKVYPNMTVDSCACR